Proteins from a genomic interval of Bradyrhizobium sp. CCGB01:
- a CDS encoding gamma-glutamyltransferase family protein → MPHQFSLNQTVRKPAVKSKGGIVASQSRRAAEVGAQVLAAGGDCVDAIVATTFALNVLEPWNSGIGGGGAMVLYRAKENRTEVIDYGMCAPQSLRAADYPLSGEGAASDLFPWPRVKDDRNIHGPGSIAVPGVVAGMEEAHRRYAKMPWKDLVAPAAALAGEGLLVDWWTTVTISGSAADLRRYPASAAAFLKDGLPPSAPWGIKSETRMPQDTLKATLSHLAEAGPRDFYQGDLARSIASDIKADGGSLSVEDLAAFRAHLREPLAIPYRNGKVFATPELTAGPTMAHALRLLQQSLKPASAPDAAAYAEYALALQAAFRERLKDMGDAAGKRSLGAEYLAPACTTHFSVVDRHGNIAAVTQTLLSSFGSKYVTPHSGIAMNNGIMWFDPTPGTTNSLAPGKRCLCNYTPVIAETKDGKRLAVGASGGRRILPSVMQLVSFAMDFGMDLDSAIHQPRIDASEGEVVIGDARLPAEVRKTLAARFDYEESRVQSLPQKFACPSVVMRDGDTNFGAVEIFQPWADAVAES, encoded by the coding sequence ATGCCTCACCAGTTCAGCCTCAACCAAACCGTCCGCAAACCCGCCGTCAAATCCAAGGGCGGCATCGTCGCCTCGCAATCGCGGCGGGCGGCCGAAGTCGGGGCACAGGTGCTGGCGGCGGGCGGCGACTGCGTGGACGCGATCGTCGCGACCACCTTCGCGCTGAACGTGCTGGAGCCCTGGAACAGCGGCATCGGCGGCGGCGGCGCCATGGTGCTCTACCGCGCCAAGGAAAATCGCACCGAGGTGATCGACTACGGCATGTGCGCGCCGCAGAGCCTGCGCGCTGCCGACTATCCGCTCAGCGGCGAAGGCGCAGCTTCCGATCTGTTTCCCTGGCCGCGCGTGAAGGACGATCGCAACATCCACGGCCCCGGCTCGATCGCCGTGCCCGGCGTCGTCGCCGGCATGGAGGAGGCGCATCGCCGCTACGCCAAAATGCCGTGGAAAGATCTGGTCGCGCCGGCCGCCGCGCTCGCCGGCGAAGGCCTGCTGGTCGATTGGTGGACCACGGTGACGATCTCGGGCTCGGCCGCCGATCTCAGGCGCTACCCCGCAAGCGCGGCAGCATTCCTGAAGGACGGCCTGCCGCCGAGCGCGCCGTGGGGCATCAAGTCCGAGACGCGGATGCCGCAGGACACGCTGAAGGCGACGCTGTCGCATCTCGCCGAAGCTGGCCCCCGCGATTTCTACCAGGGCGATCTCGCCAGGAGCATCGCCTCCGACATCAAGGCCGACGGCGGCTCGCTGTCGGTGGAAGATCTCGCCGCGTTCCGCGCGCATCTGCGCGAGCCGCTGGCAATCCCCTATCGCAACGGCAAGGTGTTTGCGACGCCGGAGCTCACGGCCGGACCGACCATGGCGCATGCGCTACGCCTGTTGCAGCAGAGTCTGAAGCCGGCGAGCGCGCCGGATGCGGCCGCCTACGCCGAATATGCGCTCGCCTTGCAAGCGGCTTTCCGCGAGCGGCTCAAGGACATGGGCGATGCCGCCGGCAAGCGCTCGCTCGGCGCCGAATATCTGGCGCCCGCCTGCACCACGCATTTCTCTGTGGTCGACCGCCACGGCAACATCGCAGCGGTGACGCAGACGCTGCTCTCGTCCTTCGGCTCGAAATATGTGACACCGCACAGCGGCATCGCCATGAACAACGGCATCATGTGGTTCGATCCGACGCCGGGTACCACCAACTCGCTCGCGCCCGGCAAGCGCTGCCTCTGCAACTACACCCCGGTCATCGCCGAGACCAAGGACGGCAAGCGTCTCGCGGTCGGCGCCTCCGGCGGCCGCCGCATCCTGCCGTCCGTGATGCAGCTCGTGTCCTTTGCGATGGATTTCGGCATGGATCTCGATAGCGCCATCCACCAGCCGCGCATCGACGCCAGCGAAGGCGAGGTCGTGATCGGCGACGCCAGACTTCCTGCGGAAGTCCGCAAGACCCTTGCCGCGCGCTTCGACTATGAGGAGAGCCGGGTGCAGTCCTTGCCGCAGAAGTTCGCCTGCCCGAGCGTGGTCATGCGCGACGGCGACACGAATTTTGGCGCGGTCGAGATCTTCCAGCCCTGGGCGGATGCTGTCGCGGAAAGCTGA
- a CDS encoding enoyl-CoA hydratase-related protein, whose protein sequence is MAGVKQARDGAVGILTLDEPASLNAMTPDLLGALAAAVAEMTGDANVRALVLTGAGRGFCSGQNLKASEALGEDIAAGVMRFYWPAFKALRECRVPVVVAVNGVAAGGGFSLAMAGDIIVAARSASFIQVFSRIALVPDLGSTWLLPRLVGRQRALELMLLNEPLTAERAREIGLVREVVDDAKLMDEALVLARRLADGPTRALVATRALVEDSEHTTYEAQFRREIEVQATIRKSADAIEGRTAFVEKRKARFTGR, encoded by the coding sequence ATGGCAGGTGTGAAACAGGCGCGGGATGGCGCCGTCGGGATTCTGACCCTCGACGAGCCGGCGAGCCTGAACGCGATGACGCCGGATCTGCTCGGCGCACTCGCTGCCGCCGTCGCCGAGATGACTGGGGATGCGAACGTTCGCGCACTGGTTCTCACCGGCGCAGGGCGCGGTTTTTGCTCAGGACAGAATTTGAAGGCGTCGGAGGCGCTCGGCGAGGACATCGCCGCCGGCGTGATGCGCTTCTATTGGCCCGCGTTCAAAGCGCTGCGCGAATGCCGTGTGCCTGTTGTCGTAGCCGTCAACGGCGTCGCGGCCGGTGGCGGCTTCAGTCTCGCGATGGCCGGCGACATCATTGTTGCGGCGCGGTCGGCGAGCTTCATCCAGGTGTTCAGCCGCATCGCCCTGGTGCCGGATCTCGGTTCGACCTGGCTGCTGCCACGCCTGGTCGGTCGTCAGCGTGCGCTCGAGCTGATGCTGCTGAACGAGCCGCTGACGGCCGAACGCGCCCGGGAGATCGGCCTGGTGCGAGAGGTCGTCGACGATGCCAAGCTGATGGACGAGGCGCTGGTCCTGGCGCGGCGCCTCGCCGACGGCCCGACGCGCGCTTTGGTCGCAACCCGAGCGCTGGTTGAGGACAGCGAGCACACGACCTACGAGGCGCAGTTCCGCCGCGAGATCGAGGTTCAGGCCACGATCCGCAAGAGCGCCGACGCCATCGAAGGCCGGACCGCCTTCGTCGAGAAGCGCAAGGCAAGGTTTACGGGACGGTGA